ACCTTCAGAAAGTCATTTCGAGAACTTCGCAACGTCGGCCAAGCCACGCGCAGGATGACTCTACGCCAAAAGCCAAACCACCGAAGAAATTCATCGAGGATGAACAGCGAGAAGTAGGCTCCGTTCAGCTTTCAGTCTATAAAGGTTATTTCGCAATGGGTGGTCACACCGCCATATGGTTGATCACTTTGGCAGTATACCTCATCTATTGGGCGCTCATGATCGGACGGGTGAGTCGCAATTagtgctttttttttcttcttttcttggtgCTACACCATCCCTCGTTTCTGGGCTAATAAAATAATTACAGTCATGGTGGATCAATCTCTGGACTAGCGCATCGTCCAGAACCCAGACACATCCGGAACAATTCTCGGCATTGTTGCAACACACAATGTCGGCTCAAACCAATCGTGCTGAGCAAAATAGCTTAGGATGGTATCTGAGCATCTACGCTGGCATTTCCGTGCTCGCATGTATCTTCGGCACAGCTCGGTACTATTTCATGCTCTCTAACAGTATCCGTGCCTCGAGACGTCTGTTCAACAACCTCACCCACGCTATTCTCCGTGCACCGCTCCGATGGCTCGACACCATGCCCCTAGGGCGAATTCTGAACCGATTCACCTCCGACTTCCACATGATTGATGCCCGAATCGGCTACGAGTTTGCCTTTTTCGGGTCCCAAACCCTGGAAGTGTGCGGGATCGTCCTTGCCGGAGTACTGGTATCCCCCACGGTCCTGATTCTCGCCGCCATTCTTTTCGTTGTCTGCATGCGACTGTCCATGACTTACCTCGCAGGTGCACGTGAAATCAAACGCCTTGAAAGCACCGCGAAAAGTCCCGTGTTTGAACAATTTGGATCCAGCCTGGCTGGTCTGATCACCATCAGAGCATTCAGCAAGAGCGAAACCTTTATAGACGTCATCTACGAAAAGATCAATGCGCACGCCCAAGCCTGGTGGACCATGTGGCTCCTCAACCGCTGGTTGGGTATCCGCATGAACATCGTTGGCGCCGTGTTCTCGACTGCCACGGCCGCCCTCGTGGTTTCTCTGCCCGGGGTCTCAGCCTCCCTGGCTGGATTTGCCCTCAGCTTCGCCCTTCAATGTAACACTGCGATTGCGTTTGTTCTCCGACAGTACGCTAATATTGAGCTCAATATGAACGCCACCGAGCGAGTCATTGAGTATTCCAACATCGAGTTGGAAAACCAGGGTGGCGTGAACGCCCCCGCGGCGTGGCCTACCGAGGGCCGCCTTGAGGTCAATGACCTTGTGGTCGGTTACGCACCTGACTTGCCGCCTGTTCTCAAGGGACTCTCTTTCACGGTCGAGAAGAACCAGCGTGTCGGTGTTGTAGGCCGCACCGGGGCGGGCAAGTCATCTTTGACCCTTGCGCTCTTCCGCTTCCTGGAAGCCCGAGAGGGCAAGATCTTGGTCGACGGTCTCGACGTGTCCACAATCACACTCCACGACCTGCGCAGCCGATTGGCCATCATCCCACAAGATCCAGTCTTGTTCTCCGGAACAGTGCGATCGAACCTCGACCCCTTCGAGGCGTACAGTGACTCCGAGCTGAAGGATGCCTTGGCCCGGGTCCATCTTATCTCGTCTCAGACtgaagatgacgagaccACTCTGACCTCCCAGGCCGCGACGCCCATGCAGAGTGGAACAGGCGCTACCACGCCTGACACAGCAACGGCTCGGCAAACCAACTCGAATATCTTCACCTCCTTGTCAGCTCCCATTTCTGAGGGTGGTCTGAATCTCTCACAAGGCCAGCGTCAGCTGCTTTGTCTTGCACGTGCTATTGTGGCCCGGCCCAAAATCATGGTTCTGGATGAGGCCACCTCTGCAGTGGATATGGAGACCGATGCGTTGATCCAGCAGTCGATCCGTGCAGAATTTGGTCGCAACGCGACGACATTACTGGTCATCGCTCACCGTCTCAGCACGATTGCCGACTTTGACCGTATCTTGGTCATGGATGCCGGCAAGGCTGTTGAGTTTGGGCGCCCTGATGAGTTGatgaagattgagaatggcGTATTTAAAAGCCTGGTGGACAACAGCGGAGAAAAAGCTGTTTTGGAGAAAATGATTTTTGGAGAGCAGTGAAAGCTCTaatgtgttttttttctgattcaTTTGCGATGTTTTGTATGCTATGGGTATTGAAGATTTCTAGAGGATACCACCCTGAACAATTTGAAGGACCTGCGTTGATGGACTGAATGGGGACTATGGTTTGACGGGCGATTCTCAAACGATCAGTGACGGGAGTATAAAAGCTACAGTGAAAAGTGACAAGTGATTTGATGAAATTGATTACACCAGACTGATGATAGATCCCGCAACACTAGCTAGTCCCCCGTCGACAATAAACAAAGCGCAGGAGAAGGACATCGGACAAAGTCAGCCCGAATGGTCACGCAGAGCAATAACCACAGCCAGCGGAAACCTTGGACGATGTGCTCCCCAAGCGCCCCCGTTCTATCATGTCGTGTCGATTCCCCCACGGCCCAGCCAGTGGGATACACCTTCAAGTTTCAAATTGGGTCAGAGATGCCTTCATCGCGTCCGTAAATTAAACAAGGTTGGTGTGCCGAACGCATTGTTCATTCTCCCTCCGTCCCGAGTCAAGTAGCCCTTGAGCTCTCCTccgaagagaaaagagagccACAAGTCTCAGAGAGGAGAGATTGATCACAATAAACACACTAGGCTTTCATCATTCTGCCGGTACACAGTCAGTATgttatgtttttttttctcaattcAAAAGAGGAGACGCAACTGATCTCCCCAAGAGGGAGCAGGTAGGACTCACCAGTATAAAACTTGgaaggatgaagaagggaagaaaaagttgCGGACTGAACGCGCGCTAATAAAAGGCCCGCGCTAGTCCGCTTTTGGGTGGGCGGAAGACCCGCAGCTTTTTCCCGGAGACTCGCGCGATCGGCCGGCCGTTTGATGATGGACATGATGGTCGAGACAGAATCATGATACGTACGGCAGGCATTCGATTGCCATTGTGTATCCGTCAGAGCTTCGTGAGCTCAAGGGGTATTCCTTCTGGACAATGGCAGGCTCAAAAGTCCACTATCAGGCACTTTGTCCGCTCGGCGCGCCGCCTTGAATCGGATGCTTCTGTACAGCTTCCTGGGTTCTTGGAGGCTTATAAGAAAGCGGGTAAGCTGATCGCAGAACGAAGATTCACGAACAGTGTAATGTGGTCATATGCTCACGGTATCACTTTCATGATCTAGTGGAATTCCCTGCTGCCACACATGACTTTGAAACATTTCTCTCACAAGCCCAGCCAAACACCGAAGTGGTTCTCCATGGATATCTGGGTCAGCGCGCAGATCTGTCGAAGAAGCTATCGTTTGTGCGTCTGACCGACCCAACGATGAAACACAGTCTTCAAGTAGTCGGGTTTGCGAAAAACGATGCCTTTGAGAAACTCAAGACGATCAATGCCAACAGCCCCGTCGCTGTGCGTGGCATCGTGcagcagaaaaagaagaaagctTCAGATAATGGGAGCAGTGCTGCGGATTCGTGGGAACTCGCCCTTGAGGATATCCATGTCTTGAACGATTTTCCAAAGGATATCATCATGACCTCCGAGACGGTCTTTGCGCCCGAACAAAGATACCTTCAACTCCGGTCTGATGCCGAGCTACGTGAGGCGCTTCGTTTTCGTGCGGAGGTTCGGAATGTCTGCAAAAAGGAGCTTGAAGAGAACAACCAACCGGCATTTGTGGAGATCGAGACGCCTCTTCTGTTCAAGTCCACGCCAGAAGGTGCGCGTGAGTTTTTGGTCCCGACGAGGCGACCTGGACTGGCATATGCGTTGCCTCAGAGCCCACAGCAATACAAACAGATTCTGATGGCAAGCGGTTTACCACGTTACTATCAGTTTGCGCGCTGTTTCCGCGATGAGGATCTCCGCGCCGACAGACAGCCCGAATTCACCCAGCTGGATCTGGAGATGTCGTTCGCCACGGGCGATGATGTGATGCGGACCGTGGAAGGTGTGATTCGTCGACTTTGGTCAAGTCTGATGAACACCCCAGCGCCAGAGGGTCCTTTCCGAAGAGTTGCGTACCAGGAAGCCATGGCCAAATATGGGTCAGACAAACCAGACACGAGATATGGCATGGAAATCATGCGACTGGACTACTTATTGCCAGTCGACCTCGTCATGAAGATCTCGCCGCTGGCCGATCCCATTGTGGAAGCATTCAAACTGGAAAACATGAACAACGACCCGGCTGAGACTCAAAGATTCATTACGGAATTCTTAGACTCGCCCGCCGGTGCCCCCTTTAACAACAACCCTCACGGTGGACCCGGTGTTTTCGTATACAATGGCAAACAGCCCCTTTGTGGATTACAACCATTCGGCTTTGAGGCTGCCGAAAAGGtcgaagagcttcttgatcCAGATCACGGCGATCTGATCATCCTACAGGCTCGCCCTCGCGCCCCATTCGCCGGTGGCTCAACACCCCTGGGTGACCTCCGCCGCGCTCTCCACGCCCACGCAGTATCAACGGGCTTCAAAGACACTCCCACCGGATTCGACTTTATGTGGGTCGTTgatttccctctcttctcgcCATCTTCCGAATCCGAACCCGGCCAAGGCGGCGCCGCCGGCATCTCTTCGACTCACCATCCATTCACTGCCCCCAAAAGTGCGGCTGACGTTGAACTCCTCCTCACCGATCCCACCAAAGCCGTAGCCGACCATTACGACCTCGTCGTCAACGGCGTCGAGCTCGGCGGCGGAAGCCGACGTATTCACGACGCTGCCGTCCAAGAATTTATCTTCCGCGACATTCTCAAGATGCCCGCAGAACGTCTAGAAGATTTCTCTCACCTGTTGGATGCCCTCCGCGCCGGATGTCCGCCGCACGCGGGTCTCGCACTTGGCTTTGATCGACTTGTCGCCATAATGCTGGGGAAGGAGTCCGTTCGGGATGTCATTGCTTTTCCAAAGACTGGTAGGGGTGGTGACGATGCTATGGTTCGAGCGCCAAGTCCCATGACTGAGGCTTCGCTTGAGACGTACCATTTACAGCTGAGGAAACCTGCGTAGGAGTCGATGCGAGAATCAAATGGAGAGATCCAGTGTATTATAGAGTAGAGCGTGTACAGTAGAGAATAAGATACCCCTCCTACaaatcttctttttccgtTTCGTCCCCAGTCAATATTCTTCTCCAATCTTATTCACCAGGGACAGAATCAAGGGGGCCACATTCAAGTGAGAAGCATTGCCTCTGGGTAAGAATGATTGAGATATTGCTTCAACAGGAAAGCTAGCGAAATACTAACACTGACAAGAACTGTGGCCAATCTCGTCAGATATGTGCCCATAAGCGCTAAGCCGCGAGCAAATCGGACAGCTACCTATTGGTCTACAAAAAATGATGGAAAATTCCACCAAAAAAACACCCGTCATGAGCGACACTGAATTTGACTGTTATTCGAATCGAGAGATTCGTATAGATTGTAAAGTGCGTAGTGTTATAATACATGGGAGTGAAACATGAAATCAAATCGACGCCGCTCAAGTTGctgattcaaaaaaaaaaattcaccCGAGGATCAAAGAATTAGAAAGAGGGAAGATAAATAAGCACAGATATTGACCCAAGACGCCGGACCGGTTTTGCTAGAGCCGAACCCATCCCAAGTTTTCTAGTATCTCGCGTAGTTGTGGCTTCTATGTTGTTGTCAAGAGAGGTGACTGCTTCGTTGAAGTCCCGACTGTCTCTCTTTGAGAAACTTccgcctcctcttctccttcgcCATCCACATAATACAGGTAgtcgtcttcgtcctcctctgGGTATCCAAAGATCTTGCGCCACAGGCCATCCCAGAGGCCCTTCTTTGTAACGAGACCGCCTACCAAAAGAATGGGAAGTTGCCAGATGCTGGCCCAAAACAATCCTCGTGCAGATCCTTGGGCGCCTTGATGTTGCCAGAAGCGATAGGCTTCACGGACAAGCCAGCCATTGGCGATCGTACTTCCAACCAGGAACCCCTGGCCGACGATGCCGACCCACCAAAGACCAATAGAAATGGGGAACATCAAGACCGAATATCGCAAGGCAACTCGGGCGTTCATCGCAGGGTTGACCCAACAGAGCATCCGGTATCCGGCGGCCTTGTATTCATCCCGGATGAGATGTGACAGTGCGTTAAAGTGGGGGAACTGCCAGGCAAACAGAATGCCAGCAAGTAGCCAGCCACCAATACTGTCCTCGCTGAGAAGCATATCGCGCCACGTATCGTGACCCGTGGTTGCCGTCTGTCCCGCAGCTGCAACCCACCCCATCAAGGGCGGAATACCTCCCACGATGGCGCCGATCCAGGTGTTGATCACACTGATGCGCTTGAGCGGAGTATACACAAAGCCATAGAGGAAAATATTCGCCGCGGAGAGTGCTGTGACTGTGGGGTTTGTGCCAATGTACAATAAACCGAGGCCAGCCACCGCGGTGCCGATGGCAAAGAGCAGAGCTCCGCGGGTTGAAACAAGGCCTCGAACGAGGGGACGGTTGCGCGTCCGGGACATCAAGGCATCATATTTGGGCTCAAACATCATGTTGATTGTGTTGGCGCTGCAACACGAAAGGAACGTGCCGGCCGTCAAGTATATGAAAGTGAGGGTGGATGTTGAAAGAGTCGGGAGGGGAGCGATTGACGGATCGAGCGCGAGAAGAGACGAGATTGGGTACATTCCGTATGCAGAAGTGGTCGTCAACACAATAAGAAAGGACAGTCGAGGCTTCGTAAGGGCGAGGAACGCGGCCAGTTTGCGGCGGATGGAGGTttgagggagagaagaggagagctTCGATAATTGCGCCGAAGCATCGAGTGGTATGACGGGCTCTGCAGCACCATTCTCCTGTTCCGCCAACGCCTTGAGACGCTTTCTGCGTCTGTGAGGCAGTTCAGTATGACTTTcgtcggcggcggtggcatTCGCGGATGTCGTCTCGGACGAGCCGACGGTTTCATTCGGTGCGTGTGAAGGGCGGGTGGGCGATTTgggggaagatgaaggatCGGAGGCCGTGGAGATGAACGAGGAGATGAATCCGCCCCTCAATCCTGTCGCATCATATAGACGATTGGCCGAGAAGTATGTCTTGTTAAAGACGGAGTTGCCCTGGTTAGCCGCAACACCCATCCGCCGCTGGGACGAGGACCAGAAGCTCCGAGTCGCGGCGGGGAGCTGCGACCGCGATTGAAGGAGACATCGCGAGCACATGAGCACCTCCTGTGATGAGGGCCCTAGCCTCCATTTCGCCGATCGTAACGGCAGCATTTCGCAATCGGGGCTGGTGCGGAGGTGCGAATACGCTCCAAgagacgacgaggaagaaaagtggAAGAACGAACCACTTCCCCGAATGCGCACGGACCATGTTGCCGCATTTTAGTTCGCGGCATGTCAGCGTCCGGACAGAACTAAACATTGGGGCTcttcttggttttttttattcttttttggaaACCAAGGAACGTGTGCTTTTCAGTCTCTCTCGGATCATATAGACCTCATCCGATTACTTCACCATGGACATTCTACAGAAGAGTGTGGTGGACCCGCTCCAGCCGGTCTTGAAGCCTATTGTCGAGGCACTTCCTCAACCTGTTCACGATGCGATCATCTCGTTGATCTCGGCCCCTTGCCACAAAGCGCTCGTCGTCGACCTCAGCCTAGTCAAAGATCCCGCTTGCACCTCCCTCGCCATCTCCAAGGCGCTGGGCATTGCCATTGTGGGTGCCAGTGCTGTGGTCAAGGTCCCGCAGATCCTGAAGCTCATCAGCTCTCGCTCGTCGGCCGGTGTTTCCTTTGCGTCTTACGCTCTCGAGACGGCCAGTCTTCTCATCACGCTGTCTTACAGCGTGCGAAATGGATTCCCCTTCAGCACTTTCGGCGAAAGCGCTCTCATTGCGATCCAGGATGTTGCGATCGGTGTTCTCGTTCTGACCTTTGCGGGCCGGTCTGCTGCGGCCGCCACTTTCGTTGCGATCGTTGCAGCCGCCGTGTATGCGCTGCTCTTTGACCAGAATTTGATTGACGGCCAAACGATGGCCTACTTGCAAACCGGTGCTGGGGCACTCGGAGTTGCAAGCAAGTTGCCGCAAATCTATGCTATCTGGAGTGAGGGTGGCACTGGCCAGCTGAGCGCCTTTGCGGTACGTTCtactccccctctccccctaTTGATCGATGTGCGTCCATCCTCGATATGGTGATTGTTTGTGCTAATCTGCGCccattcttcttgttcaGGTCTTCAACTACCTTTTCGGCTCTCTCTCCCGCATCTTCACCACTCTTCAGGAAGTCGAGGACAAACTGATTCTTTACGGATTCGTCGCTGGCTTTTCGCTCAACCTGATCCTGGCTGCGCAAATGGTCTACTACTGGAATAGCCCTGGCCCCAAGCAAAAGAAGTCCTCTGCTGCCAAAATTGCGGAGAAACCGGTCCCCGCGCAGTCATTCGCGCAGACTACCGGAGCCTCACCCCGGCCCGGTTCGAAGACTCCTACCACCCGTCGTCGAGGTTAAAGTCGGAGCAAATGTGGTTTTGATGCGATCGCACTGTTGTGTTGATTTTCCCCACCccgaaaaacaaaaacaattCGCTATAGAACTCCCAATCAATGCATTTCAGAAATCTCTTGCCGAGAAATCTTGTAGAATTCCCGCTCTGAGCCACGAAGCCCATGCCAACGTCATCAGCTCGGGGCACCTACTCGGTGACCCCCACTTGAGTATAGCCAGGAAAGgctttggaaaagaaggaataCTGTTCCCAGATATGCCGCATCATGGCATATGACCCGTGGTCATGTAGCGAAGAATCTTGTCGAGCGGTACCACGGGCGTGACGGGATGAGCATGGTGAGGCGCAATATCATATTCGACGCCGCCGCTGGGCTTGCGATGTACGCCCACGacctccatctcatcttcaccctcatcgtcttcgccctcgtcctcgtcctcgtcgtcgctACCGTCATCGTCTTCCAATGGTTTCCGTAGACCGGTGACCACATTCTGGATGCCCGCCTCACGCTCTTCCAACGTGTAGTTCCCACCCCAATTCCGTTGTCGGGCTTCTTGATTTGCCTCGATGGGGGCCCATTGCCAGAGTTCAGTGAGTTCGGCATCGGTCAATTGTTTCGTGTTGGTCGTGGCCACCTCGCTGGGGTTCGGTATCGTCCCGGAGGAGGCGGCGTGGGTGACGGAGGAAGTGTTGGGCGCCGTGCCTATCGCACGACCGCGAGCGACCCAGTCGTCTACGCGCGGGTCAAGTTTGGTGCGTAAAAGTTGCTGGAGCATATTTTCTTGTGTGCGCCCGGGGTATTCGGGACCCGGGTAGGCGACAATGGAGGTCAAGAGGTCCCGGTGGTCTGAGAGGTGTTCGGTCACACTGATGAGGTTGTTGGATATGATGTTGGCTTGCGCTTGGATGGAGGACCTGGGTCATGGAAATCAATTTTGCTGTCCCTGGCCACCCATACCCCCACATGCACACATCAACTCAAAGAAGGAGGCGCCTTGAGAGGAGtcaagagaggggggaggagatgacCTACCACGGTGGCAGAGGATCGCCCTGTTCCAAGCTGGAGACCAATGATCCCAAAGATCTGGTGAGCTGGACAAGACGTTGTCGCGCCTGCTCGAGGACCTTGTAATCTTCCGAGGTGAGGGGAGCCATGGCGCAAAGTCGGCGCGGAGCAATGACGCGGTGGACCGGAGTGAAATGAGAAATGGAGCAGCCGTAGGCTTCAGTTCAGAGTTGGAGATGCCGATCCAGTCGGATTCGAGGTGGGGCCCGCAGTTTGAGCCCATCGCGCCCTGCCACCGCCGATTGGATGTCCGGCCCATCCCCATACTTGTATATCCAAGGGTATTAGAGCCTCGCTATGCTTGACGATGATGTGCACTGACGAGGGGGTCTTTCGGACTTGAACTCAAATTGAATTCTGAGAGAACGAGCTCAAGTGTCCTGTGTGCTCGAAGCCTTTTCAAAGCTTCAGTGTACCATCCACAGCATCAATACGTGTAGTTGTTTGACCTAGATCATCTCACGGAGATAGGTACTCGCAGATCAGTAAATATCCCCATTTCAGCCCAGCTACCTATTTTCAACGAGGTCGAATGCGTAACTGGCTTTTCGAGGCCACCCAATCATGAACTCGGCCTTGGGTGATTTTAATTTTCAGCGCTAGTTCAATGAAATCTGTCGAATCTGTCGCTGTGTGGCCTGGCACCAGGCACACCACTGACGAGCCCCCATGCGAGTGACAATGGACTCAATCCAGGTCACTGCGTAAATGTACCACATTTCGCCGACAGAGCCACTACTGCATACCGTAGATAGAACGAAAGGAGAGGTTGATCTGGCCCTGCACCTCCCACTGGAGGCAGCAGGCGCATGCAATGAGATATCACTCTATGAATAGCAACAACGGAACTCCGATAGTAGGTGTGGACTGTCGTCAGCAAACACGGGAGCAAAAGCTGTACAAAGGGGGGAGTTTATACCCGACGGGCATATTGCAGTCTCACTGTTTGCTTGAACCTCATTTACGCATGCTGGTAATTCCACCTATGAATGGATGTTGAACATCCTCAATGGCATGAATGTTGTTCTTTGCCGGAGATATGTCATTAGTAGCCTACAACAAGCAAGTCTATACTCTGATGAGACTCACTCTCCCACCATCAAACCTACCTTGTAGTACCTGGCTGTCTCGATTAgattcaaatcaacaaacTATATGTGAGAACCCTGCATCCTTGACCGACAGCCCCAAAAAAGCAGAAGTTCTAGGATGGGCAGACAACCCTCATTCCATCCACCAAACTCGACACTTTCTCTCCGGAACGTGCAGTGTCGCCCATCCAAATCCACACGGAAACGGAACCCTCCAACCCATGAAACCGTACCGCGCACCCTTTCCACATTCTAGAAAACAAATCCAACAAACCCATGGAGTTGAGTTGCACGTTGGGTGTAAACCCCTCTCCATCCCTCAAACCACCAATCCCGACAACTCAACTTCCCGTCCGGTTTCTTCCAAGCAAAACCCATCCATGTCCCGCCTCCAAAAATAACCACCTATCCAGCCTTCCTCGATCCCAGATCCCAGATCCTCGCCCAGCTCACCTCCCATCTCGACAGTCAGCAGC
The nucleotide sequence above comes from Penicillium oxalicum strain HP7-1 chromosome II, whole genome shotgun sequence. Encoded proteins:
- a CDS encoding Protoheme IX farnesyltransferase, translating into MLPLRSAKWRLGPSSQEVLMCSRCLLQSRSQLPAATRSFWSSSQRRMGVAANQGNSVFNKTYFSANRLYDATGLRGGFISSFISTASDPSSSPKSPTRPSHAPNETVGSSETTSANATAADESHTELPHRRRKRLKALAEQENGAAEPVIPLDASAQLSKLSSSLPQTSIRRKLAAFLALTKPRLSFLIVLTTTSAYGMYPISSLLALDPSIAPLPTLSTSTLTFIYLTAGTFLSCCSANTINMMFEPKYDALMSRTRNRPLVRGLVSTRGALLFAIGTAVAGLGLLYIGTNPTVTALSAANIFLYGFVYTPLKRISVINTWIGAIVGGIPPLMGWVAAAGQTATTGHDTWRDMLLSEDSIGGWLLAGILFAWQFPHFNALSHLIRDEYKAAGYRMLCWVNPAMNARVALRYSVLMFPISIGLWWVGIVGQGFLVGSTIANGWLVREAYRFWQHQGAQGSARGLFWASIWQLPILLVGGLVTKKGLWDGLWRKIFGYPEEDEDDYLYYVDGEGEEEAEVSQRETVGTSTKQSPLLTTT
- a CDS encoding Mediator of RNA polymerase II transcription subunit 8, producing MGMGRTSNRRWQGAMGSNCGPHLESDWIGISNSELKPTAAPFLISLRSTASLLRADFAPWLPSPRKITRSSSRRDNVLSSSPDLWDHWSPAWNRAILCHRGRSSPPPSLDSSQGASFFELMSSIQAQANIISNNLISVTEHLSDHRDLLTSIVAYPGPEYPGRTQENMLQQLLRTKLDPRVDDWVARGRAIGTAPNTSSVTHAASSGTIPNPSEVATTNTKQLTDAELTELWQWAPIEANQEARQRNWGGNYTLEEREAGIQNVVTGLRKPLEDDDGSDDEDEDEGEDDEGEDEMEVVGVHRKPSGGVEYDIAPHHAHPVTPVVPLDKILRYMTTGHMP